The genomic interval GCCGGCAGTACCGGAACCTGCACGACACGGTGCTGTCCACGCTGACCGTGGGCGCGATGGGGCAGATCGACCTCAACACCGAGCAGTTCCGCAGCCAGTGCGAGCGCGACGCGAGATACCTGCGCTCCCTGATCACCGGGTCGGACGAGGCGATGTCGACGGACCTCGGCGCCGGGCTCGGACGCGTCGTGCGCGACCTGGCGGCTCTCGGGCTGCGGATCGACCACAACGCGGCGGAACTGCCGGCGGGCGTGCCGGGGCACGTCACCGAGGCGCTGCTGGGCGCGACCCGGGAGGCGCTCAACAACGCGCGCAAGCACGCCGGCACCGGACAGGCGTGGTTGACGACCCGGGGCGACGGCGCCGGCGGGGTGCGCGTCACGGTCGTCGACCGGGGCGCGGGCTTCGTGCCCGCGACCGCGCGGAGCGGGTACGGCCTGCTGGGCTCGATCCGGCACCGGGTGGTCGAGGCCGGCGGCCAGTGCGACATCACCAGTACGCCCGGCGAGGGCACCACCGTGGAGATCACATGGAAACCGTCATAACAATCGGCGCGATCGACGACGAGAAGATGCTGCTCCAGTCGTTCGCGAACTGGTTCGGCAGCACGCCCGACATCCGTCTGACGGCGATGGCCGGTTCCGTCGACGAGTACCTCGCCGGACCCGACGCTCCGGCGATCGTGCTACTGGATCTCGACCTGGGCAACTTCACCGACCCGGCGCACAACGTCGCGCAACTGACCGCCACCGGCCGTCAGGTGATCGTCATCTCGGTGGTGAAGGACCGCCGCTGGGTGGTCTCGGCGACCGAGGCCGGTGCGGTGGCCTACATCCCCAAGGAGCGCGATCTGCACGATCTGGCGGACGCGATCCGGGCGGTGCATCGCGGGGAGACGCCGACGTCGCCGGAGCACGCATTCCTGCTCAGCGACGACGACCGTCGGGGTCCGTCGCTGACGCCCCGGGAGCGGCAGATCCTGCTGGGGGTGGCGGAGGGGATGACGCACGCCGCCATCGCGCGCCGGCTCGGCATCGAGAAGAGCACGGTGAAGACACACCTGGAGCGGGTTCGCCAGAAGTACCGGGACGACGGGCGGCCCATCACCAATCCGGGTGACTACGTCAAGCGCGTCGGCGAGGACCCGATCCGGGGTGATCTGCATTAGGCCGTACATCTGGTTTCCAACTGTCTGCCGTGGTGCACGGCGCGCGGCGCGGCGATCCTGAGAGTCGAGTCGATCCGAGCACTCAACGACGTCGTCCTGGGGAGCACGAGTGAGTGAGGTGGCGATCGCCAGCCTTCGGGAGATGGCCGGGCCGGACCTGTACCGGCACAACGCCTTCCGAGTCACCGGCCTGCCGGTGGACGTGGACCGGCGCACCGCGCGAGCGCGGCAGCAGCAGCTGACGGCGGCGCTACGGGTCGGCGCGGACGTGAGCTGGCAGGGTTCCTCGGCGACCACCGAGGAGGTACGCGCCGCGTTCGACGGGGTGTTGGGTGACCCGCGCCGCCGCCTGGTGCACGAGGTGTTCGCGGTGTGGGGTACGCCGGACGGCTGTGAATGCCCCGCCGGTGTGCACTACGACCACGACGCCGCGGTGCGGGCGCACGCCGCGGCGCTCGACGTGCAGCCGGACGACCTGCTGGCCGCGACCATCGGCGGCGGGCTGCCGGGCCAGTGGACGGCGGCGGCAGCGGGCTGGACGAAGACGCTCCGGTCGGCGTCGTTCTGGCGGCATCTGCACCACCGGGTCGAGCGGCTCGACGACCGGCAGCTCGACGCCTCCACAGTGGAGGCGCTGCGGGCGGAACTGCCGGGGGCGTTGGTGCGCCCGCTGCTGCGGCTGGCGGCGTCCGCCGCCTATCCGGCGCCGCTGCGGAAGAACCTGGCCGAGTGGCCGGTGCCGGCCCGGGACCGCGACCGGCTGATCGAAGAGGTCGCCGAGCCGCTGTACACGGAGTTGGAGGCCGCCGTCCGGGACCTGCACACCCGGCTGGACTCCGGTGACGCCGACGAGGTCGTGACCGAGATGCGCGCGCGGGTGCAGCCGCTGCTGGCCCGGCTGGAGGGACTGGCGCCGCGCGACCGGCACCGCCGCACGGACGCCGTCCGCGACAAAATCGCGGTACTGCTCAACAACTGCGCACTCGCCCGCAACCGGGCCACCGGACAGTACGAGGGCACGGTCAAGAGCTGGCTGGCGGAGGCGCAGAAGCTCGCCACCGATCCGGAGACCCGGCGTCGGATCCAGGAGAACCTGCGCGGCTTCGACGAGGCGGACGGAGCGCTCAACCAGTTCCGGTTCAACGTCGACGAGATCCGGCGGACCCGTGGGCGGTACGAGGCCGCGAGGTTCCTGCGCGGCGTCCTCGCCCAGGTCACCGACGAGGCGCTCGCGGCGGCCATCCGCGACATGCTCTCCGAGCTGGAGGCCGGCGGGCCGGTCTCATACGGCACGCCCAGCCGGCCGGTCCGGTACCGCCAGCCGATCCGGCTGTCCGACTGGGAGGAGCGCCTGGAGCGGCGGCAGCGGTTCAAGGTGTTCGGTGTCCTCGCCCTCTGCGCGGTCCTGGTGGTGGCGCTGGTGCTGATCGTCAACGCGATGTCGGAGGCGGAGGAGAACTCGGTCGACATCCATCCGGCCGACTACGGCGCCGTTTCGCAGGAGATTCTCTGCGTCCGGGACGCGAACGACTGGCGCGACGGCGACACGACGGTGACGACCGTGCCCTGCGGGCGGGATCACGCCGGCGAGGTGATCGCCTATCTGGGGCTGCGGGAGTCGATCATTTCCTGGCCCGACGCCGACTACGACTACCTGGCCGGGCTCGCGCGCTTCAGCTGCGCCGAGCAGGCAATCCACTTCGGACTTTCGCCGGACCGGTACGCGACCGAGGTCGTCCTGCCCGCCCCGAACGTCGTCCTCAGTTCGGAGTCGATCTCCAACTACGCGACGTGTCTGGTCCTGCGGGCCGACGGCGAGCGTTGGTCGTTCCTGGCGGCCTCGCGGCAGACCGGGGCCCAGCTCGCCGTACCACGGCCGGTGACGTCCCGTCAGGGTAGGGACCACAACGCACCGGCCGGATACTGCGTGGAACTCAAGCAGGAACCCGACGGCGCGGACAACGTCTGGCCCATCGTGCGCTGCGACAACCCCCACTGGGCCGAGATTCTCGGTTACCAGATCCTGACCTGGCCGCCGCCCGGGCCACAACTCCACGGGGACGCCACCCGGACCCGGCTGGCGGAGGAGGCGGCCCGGGCATGCCAGCGGCTGGCGAGCCAGCTCCAGGTACCCGGCACGTTCGCGGTCACACCGGTCCGGTCCGACTGGTGGTCCGAGCAGAGCCGGGAGCGGATGTACGCGGCCTGCGTGGCACACCGCAAGGACCACCAGCCCTTCGACGGGCGAGCCCGGTAACCCGGCATGGCACCGCAGAAGGAGTTGGCAGTGGGTGAGGAAACGCGCGCGGGCGGAAGCGTGACGTTGCGCGTCACCTCGCCCGAGGGGAGGGTCCGGGGCGTGGAACTGGCGGACGGGCCGGTCACGGTCGGGCGTATCGCGCCGGACCACACCCCGGACGTGGCGCTGGAGCCGGATCCGCAGCGCTGGGTCGGCCGGCTGCACTGCACCCTGGACTACAGCGACGGCGGCTGGACGGTCACCGACAACGCGAGCGTCAACGGCACCCTGCTCCGCTCGCTGAGTGGACGCACCGAACGCCTGGTCGGAAACCGCCGCCTGCGGCACGGCGACGCACTGCTGATCCTCGGCGACATGTCCCCGGACGGCGAGCCGCTGTACTGGGAGCTGACGCTGCTCGACCCGCACACCACCCAGCCCGCGCCGTTCGAGTCGACACCTGCGGCGCCGACCCGCGGGCCGTGCCTGCGCTACGACTGGGTGGCCGCGCGGGCGTACCGCGTCGACGACAGCGGTGAGACCCCGGTCAGCGGGCTGCGGCCGCAGGGTCACCAACTGTTGCGGTACATGGTGGGTCGCAGCAGCGCCGGTGCGGCGGTCGCCTGCGGGCACGAGGAACTCATCACCGCGCTCTGGGGGCCCCGGGAGGAGTGGCCGGTGGGCCGCGCCTACACCCGTGCCGACCTGGCCGGCGTCGTACGCGCGGTGCGCCGCGCCATCGAGGCGGATCCGTCCGTGCCGCGCATCCTGGAGACCATCACCGGCATCGGGTACCGGCTCATCGTCAGCGATCCCGGGGACGACCGGTGAGCCTGCTGGAGAGCGGTGACCGGGTCACCGAGACGCTCGTGGTGGACCGGCTGCTCGGTGAGGGCGCCTTCGCCGAGGTGCACCGGGTACGCCACGAGTACCTCGGCTGGCAGGCCATGAAGGTCTTCAAGCGGGTCGCCTCGCTCGACGAGACCCGTACCCTGCTGGAGGAGGCCCGGCTGCTCTCCACACTCGGGCATCCGAACATCGTCCGGGTGTTCGACGCCGGCACCGTGCGTACCCCGCAGGGCGTCCGGGGGTTCTTCACCATGGAGTACGTGGCCGGGGGCAGCCTGGAGCGGCTGATCCGCGCACACGGGCCGACGATTCCGGTCGAGCTGGCGGTCGAGGTGGCCGAGCAGATCGCCTCCGGGCTGACCGCCGCGCACGAACAGGACCCGCCGATCCTGCACCGCGACCTCACGCTCGCCAACATCCTCGTCGGATACGAGGGCAGCGGCCTGCGGATCCGGATCAGCGACTTCGGGCTCGCCAAGCGCGCCGACCCGTTCACGATGCTGGCCAGCGCCCAGGGCACGTTCGCCTTCATGGCACCGGAGGTGTTGCGCCGCGAGGGGTACTCCCGGGCCAGCGATGTGTGGTCGGTGGGCACCATCGTGTACCTGCTGCTGACCAACCGCCTCCCCTACGACGACGGTGCACCCCTGTCGTCGTACTCGCCGGGCCGGTTCGCGCGGGTACCGCTGCCGCCGAGCCGCTACCACCCGGAGGTGGACCCGGAGCTGGACCGGATCCTGCTCTCCGCCCTGGAGGTCGACCCGGCCGACCGGCCGGCCACGGCGGGGGTGCTCGCCGCCGAACTGCGCGGCCGGCGACTCGGCGGCGGCTCCTCCCGCAGCGAGGGCGAGCCGGCGGACGCCCGGGCCCGGCGGCTCGCCGAACAGGCGCTGGCGCTGGCCCGGCACGCCGGTCAACTCGACCGAGCGGCGGGGCTGATGGCACAGGCGCTGGAGCTGTCACCGGACCTGCGCGCCCGCTACCTGCCCAAGCTGAATCTCTGGCGACGAGGGGTGACGATGTGAACCGCATGACGCGACTGCGCGAGGAGCTTCGCCAGCGCCGGCATCATCGGGAGTTCCGGATCGCGCCTCCGATGTGGACGGAGTCGCAACGGGCCCGCCTGGAGGGCCTGCTGACCGCGGTCCGGGACGCGCAGCCGGACGAGAGGGAAGCACCGCCCGCCGAGCCGGACGAGGCGGCCCTGGCGACGGCCGTGACGAACCTGTGGCGGGCCCAGCGCAGGCTCGCCGCGGCCGGCGAGCGCCCCTCGCCCCGGGACCGCCAGGCCGGCCGCTACCTGCGTACGTCCACCGAGGCGCTGGCCGACGCCGGCCTGGTCGTCCAGGACCACGACGGCGACGTCTTCAACGTGGGGCGGGAACTCGAAGTCCTGGTCTACCAGGAGAACCCGGCCCTGACCGCCGAGACAGTCATCGAGACCGTACGGCCGTCCGTCTATCTGCACGACCGGCTCATCCAGGTGGGGCAGGTCATCGTCGGCACCCCCACCCAGCCCGTTGACGGAGGAAACGAGCATGCGTGACACCATCGACTTCGGCATCGACCTTGGCACCACCAACAGCGCGATCGCGGTGGTGGAGGAGGACGGCGGCGTCGCCGTCATCAAGAACAACGACGGCTGGGACATCACGCCCTCGGCGGTGTGGATTCCGAAGCCCGGCGTGGTGCACGTCGGTCGTCGAGCGCGCGAGCGGGTGCAGAGCGACCCGGAGAACGCGACCGCCGAGTTCAAGCTGGAGATGGGGCTGGCCGACGCCGGCAAGCGGTTCGGCAGGGCCGGCACGACGCTGACGCCGCCGCAGCTCTCCGCCGAGGTGCTCAAGTCGCTGCGGGCGGACGCCGCGCACCACAGCGGCAGCCCACCGGACGCGGCCGTCATCACCGTGCCGGCCGCCTTCTCGCTGAACCAGAACAAGGCGACTCTGGAGGCGGCGGCGCTCGCCGGGCTCAGCGCCGCGTGCCCGCTCGTCCAGGAGCCCACCGCGGCGGCCTTCGCGTACGGCTTCCACGACGCCGACGACCGGGCGTACTGGATGGTGTTCGACTTCGGCGGCGGCACGTTCGACGCGGCGGTGGTGAGCAAGCGCGACGGGGACCTGCGGGTGCTGAACCACGCCGGTGACCCGTACCTGGGCGGCAAGCTCATCGACTGGGCGGTGGTGGAGCGGATCCTGGCCCCCGCCGCCGCGGCCGAGTTCGGCTTCGCCGACTTCCGCCGGGACAACCCGGAATGGCGGGTGCACTTCGCCAAGCTGAAGTGGCTCGCCGAGGAGGGCAAGATCGAGCTTTCCCGCCGGGACGCGATCGACCTGTCGGTGGAGCTGACGGTCGGCGGAGGGGAGGTCGAGACGTTCGAGTACACGCTCCGCCGGGACGAACTCGACCGGGTCGCCGAGCCGTTCTACGCCCGGGCGACGAACCTGTGCCGCACCGCGCTCGCCGACGGCGGGCTGGACGCGGGCGACATCGACCGGCTGCTGCTGGTCGGCGGCACCACCCTCGCGCCCGGACTGCGGGAGCGCCTCGCCGACAGCCGCGACGGGCTCGGGATAGCGCTCGACACCAGCCTGGATCCGACCACCGTGGTCGCCCGGGGCGCCGCCATCTTCGCCAGTACGGTCCGGCGCCCCGACCCACCGTCGTTCCAGCCGGCGGCCGGCGAGTTCGCCCTGCAACTCGCGTACGAGCCCAGCGTCACGACCACCACCCCGGTGGTCGCCGGCAAGGTGCACGCCGCCGCACCCGTGGACTGGACCGGGTACGGCGTGACGCTGCGCAACCCGGACGGGCAGCCGCCGTTCCGCACCGGACGGCTGGAGCTGAACGCCGAGGGCGCCTTCCTGACCGAGGTCGCCATCGATCCACACACGACCTC from Plantactinospora sp. BC1 carries:
- a CDS encoding response regulator transcription factor translates to METVITIGAIDDEKMLLQSFANWFGSTPDIRLTAMAGSVDEYLAGPDAPAIVLLDLDLGNFTDPAHNVAQLTATGRQVIVISVVKDRRWVVSATEAGAVAYIPKERDLHDLADAIRAVHRGETPTSPEHAFLLSDDDRRGPSLTPRERQILLGVAEGMTHAAIARRLGIEKSTVKTHLERVRQKYRDDGRPITNPGDYVKRVGEDPIRGDLH
- a CDS encoding FHA domain-containing protein, encoding MGEETRAGGSVTLRVTSPEGRVRGVELADGPVTVGRIAPDHTPDVALEPDPQRWVGRLHCTLDYSDGGWTVTDNASVNGTLLRSLSGRTERLVGNRRLRHGDALLILGDMSPDGEPLYWELTLLDPHTTQPAPFESTPAAPTRGPCLRYDWVAARAYRVDDSGETPVSGLRPQGHQLLRYMVGRSSAGAAVACGHEELITALWGPREEWPVGRAYTRADLAGVVRAVRRAIEADPSVPRILETITGIGYRLIVSDPGDDR
- a CDS encoding serine/threonine-protein kinase; protein product: MSLLESGDRVTETLVVDRLLGEGAFAEVHRVRHEYLGWQAMKVFKRVASLDETRTLLEEARLLSTLGHPNIVRVFDAGTVRTPQGVRGFFTMEYVAGGSLERLIRAHGPTIPVELAVEVAEQIASGLTAAHEQDPPILHRDLTLANILVGYEGSGLRIRISDFGLAKRADPFTMLASAQGTFAFMAPEVLRREGYSRASDVWSVGTIVYLLLTNRLPYDDGAPLSSYSPGRFARVPLPPSRYHPEVDPELDRILLSALEVDPADRPATAGVLAAELRGRRLGGGSSRSEGEPADARARRLAEQALALARHAGQLDRAAGLMAQALELSPDLRARYLPKLNLWRRGVTM
- a CDS encoding Hsp70 family protein yields the protein MRDTIDFGIDLGTTNSAIAVVEEDGGVAVIKNNDGWDITPSAVWIPKPGVVHVGRRARERVQSDPENATAEFKLEMGLADAGKRFGRAGTTLTPPQLSAEVLKSLRADAAHHSGSPPDAAVITVPAAFSLNQNKATLEAAALAGLSAACPLVQEPTAAAFAYGFHDADDRAYWMVFDFGGGTFDAAVVSKRDGDLRVLNHAGDPYLGGKLIDWAVVERILAPAAAAEFGFADFRRDNPEWRVHFAKLKWLAEEGKIELSRRDAIDLSVELTVGGGEVETFEYTLRRDELDRVAEPFYARATNLCRTALADGGLDAGDIDRLLLVGGTTLAPGLRERLADSRDGLGIALDTSLDPTTVVARGAAIFASTVRRPDPPSFQPAAGEFALQLAYEPSVTTTTPVVAGKVHAAAPVDWTGYGVTLRNPDGQPPFRTGRLELNAEGAFLTEVAIDPHTTSRFTVELTDRSGVPQKISPDTLSITHREVEFGGARLTHSLGIQLADRAFAPLLRKGATLPTRAREVFRTAAALRRSDADAVVRIPVVQGERDRADRNRPVGMLEIRPLDVRIDLPAGTEVEVTFEVDTSSLVTVVADVPLIQAQFEAEINLDEVRTPQADELATALAEAEQRMAALHESRASDVPEVRDRLQRLDDEGTLTTAREQVRAAGVDAGAAATAEDRLREVQAQLDDIEEAADRPALVRELRDLLGEAGRLVSEVGHPADRSALAEFEQRANEAIESGSSARIKAETERVTEFLIELERRQPGWSVRLFYALCEQQGRMQPAGEARGLVREGKEALAAGDERALDAVNSRLVRLLPREEQPKIIGLVGR